A single region of the Kocuria rosea genome encodes:
- a CDS encoding carbohydrate ABC transporter permease, whose product MTVTGAPTRTRTRRPRAVPVRRRIFGDGHRPGFLTYGLLSAFFLASAYPLWWSVIIGSRSNEALGRTWPPLLPGGNFWTNVGEVFDTIPFWLALGNSVLISGIITVSVVTFSTLAGYAFAKLRFKGRDGLMVAVVATMAIPTQLGIIPLFMLMRELGWTGEIGAVVVPTLVTAFGVFFMRQYLVDVIPDELIESARMDGASMISTFWHVALPAARPAMAILGLFTFMTAWTDFLWPLLVLDASNPTLQTALSQLQSARYVDYSIVLAGAVMATLPLLALFAVAGRQLISGIMQGAVKG is encoded by the coding sequence ATGACCGTCACCGGCGCACCCACGAGGACCAGGACGCGGCGGCCGCGGGCGGTGCCCGTGCGCCGGCGGATCTTCGGGGACGGGCACCGCCCCGGCTTCCTCACCTACGGCCTGCTGTCCGCGTTCTTCCTGGCCAGCGCCTATCCGCTGTGGTGGTCGGTGATCATCGGCAGCCGCTCCAACGAGGCCCTCGGGCGCACCTGGCCGCCGCTGCTGCCGGGCGGCAACTTCTGGACGAACGTGGGCGAGGTCTTCGACACCATCCCCTTCTGGCTGGCCCTCGGCAACAGCGTGCTCATCTCGGGGATCATCACCGTCTCGGTGGTCACGTTCTCCACCCTCGCCGGGTACGCGTTCGCCAAGCTGCGGTTCAAGGGGCGCGACGGCCTCATGGTCGCGGTCGTCGCGACCATGGCCATCCCCACGCAGCTCGGCATCATCCCGCTGTTCATGCTCATGCGCGAGCTCGGCTGGACCGGCGAGATCGGGGCGGTCGTCGTGCCCACCCTCGTCACGGCGTTCGGCGTGTTCTTCATGCGCCAGTACCTCGTGGACGTCATCCCCGACGAGCTCATCGAGTCGGCCCGGATGGACGGGGCGTCGATGATCTCCACCTTCTGGCACGTCGCGCTCCCCGCGGCCCGCCCGGCCATGGCCATCCTCGGCCTGTTCACCTTCATGACGGCGTGGACCGACTTCCTGTGGCCGCTGCTCGTCCTCGACGCGAGCAACCCCACCCTGCAGACGGCGCTGAGCCAGCTGCAGTCGGCCCGCTACGTGGACTACTCGATCGTCCTCGCCGGCGCCGTCATGGCCACGCTTCCCCTCCTGGCGCTCTTCGCCGTCGCGGGCAGACAACTCATTTCCGGAATCATGCAAGGAGCAGTGAAGGGCTAA
- a CDS encoding carbohydrate ABC transporter permease → MTTTAHRPAAAAPAAPAPSPPRPTRRQRLIVLDLKASPYLYIAPFFVLFGVVGLFPLGYTFFVSLFDWHLLTGRGEFVGLGNFTEVLRDRFFWNSLFNTVSIFLLSSIPQLAAAVLIAAVLDQNLRARTLWQMSVLLPYVVTPVAVAMIFTNMFGEQYGLINNILGSFGVDPILWKNETLPSHIAIAAMVNWRWTGYNALILLAAMQAVPRDLYDAGAIDGAGPLRRFFSITLPSIRPTMVFVVITTTIGGLQIFTEPRLFDPVAAGGTQRQFQTTVLYLWEMAFQRQNFGKAATIAWLLFLLILLFGLVNYLVSRRIATASDGGRPPRRTGRGAGRRRRPRAVDAVVPDAAANTGTGAPRAAAAPTTTRRTR, encoded by the coding sequence ATGACCACGACAGCCCACCGCCCCGCCGCCGCGGCGCCCGCCGCGCCGGCGCCGAGTCCGCCCAGGCCGACCCGCAGACAGCGGCTCATCGTCCTGGACCTGAAAGCCTCCCCCTACCTGTACATCGCGCCCTTCTTCGTCCTCTTCGGAGTGGTGGGGCTCTTCCCGCTCGGGTACACGTTCTTCGTCTCGCTCTTCGACTGGCACCTGCTCACCGGCCGGGGCGAGTTCGTGGGGCTGGGCAACTTCACCGAGGTGCTGCGGGACCGGTTCTTCTGGAACTCGCTGTTCAACACGGTGAGCATCTTCCTGCTCTCGAGCATCCCGCAGCTGGCGGCCGCGGTACTGATCGCGGCGGTCCTGGACCAGAACCTGCGCGCCAGGACGCTGTGGCAGATGAGCGTGCTGCTGCCCTACGTGGTCACCCCGGTGGCCGTGGCCATGATCTTCACGAACATGTTCGGCGAGCAGTACGGGCTCATCAACAACATCCTCGGCAGCTTCGGGGTCGACCCGATCCTGTGGAAGAACGAGACGCTGCCCAGCCACATCGCCATCGCCGCCATGGTCAACTGGCGCTGGACCGGCTACAACGCGCTGATCCTGCTCGCGGCGATGCAGGCGGTGCCCCGTGACCTGTACGACGCCGGCGCGATCGACGGCGCGGGCCCTCTCCGCCGGTTCTTCAGCATCACCCTGCCGAGCATCCGTCCCACGATGGTGTTCGTGGTCATCACGACCACCATCGGCGGCCTCCAGATCTTCACGGAGCCGAGGCTCTTCGACCCCGTGGCCGCGGGCGGCACGCAGCGCCAGTTCCAGACCACGGTCCTCTACCTCTGGGAGATGGCCTTCCAGCGGCAGAACTTCGGCAAGGCCGCGACCATCGCTTGGCTGCTCTTCCTCCTCATCCTGCTCTTCGGCCTGGTCAACTACCTGGTCTCGCGCCGCATCGCGACGGCGTCCGACGGGGGGAGGCCGCCGCGCAGGACCGGGCGCGGGGCCGGTCGGCGGCGGAGGCCGCGTGCGGTGGACGCCGTCGTCCCCGACGCGGCGGCGAACACCGGCACCGGCGCGCCACGGGCGGCCGCAGCACCGACGACCACGAGGAGGACACGATGA
- a CDS encoding ABC transporter substrate-binding protein yields MGHTRLKRTTALAGAAALAAVATGCGGGGGEPASADNPVELTVTTFGTFGYDDLYGEYEELNPGVTIKATNIDRGSNARTDAFTKIAAGSGLSDVTAIEEGWLGSIMEVSDQFVDLNEHGAADIKDNWVPWKFEQGTDPEGRVIGYGTDIGPQGLCYNGKLFEEAGLPSDREEVAELFGGDDATWETYFELGREYQETTGKAWYDQSGFVWNSMVNQLDEGYYTADGELNVEGNEQLRERFDLLAAGTLDGLSANQTQFDWGNGQAFVDGSFATFVCPGWMLGTIEGQLESAGGGEGSGWDFADVFPGGASNWGGAFLSVPETSEHPEEAAKLAAWLTAPEQQVKQSAKANNFPSTIEAQEKLVEDAEPNPVFNDAPTGVILASRAEGVVAQFKGPHDSVIQENVFLPPLKRLDAGTATADEAWDEALALLDDLVVNN; encoded by the coding sequence GTGGGACACACGCGACTCAAGCGAACGACAGCCCTGGCGGGTGCGGCGGCACTGGCAGCCGTCGCCACGGGGTGCGGCGGGGGCGGAGGCGAGCCGGCCAGCGCCGACAACCCCGTCGAACTCACCGTCACCACCTTCGGGACCTTCGGCTACGACGACCTCTACGGCGAGTACGAGGAGCTGAACCCGGGCGTGACCATCAAGGCCACGAACATCGACCGCGGCTCGAACGCGCGCACGGACGCCTTCACCAAGATCGCCGCCGGGTCCGGGCTCAGCGACGTCACCGCCATCGAGGAGGGCTGGCTCGGCTCGATCATGGAGGTCTCCGACCAATTCGTGGACCTCAACGAGCACGGCGCGGCCGACATCAAGGACAACTGGGTGCCGTGGAAGTTCGAGCAGGGGACCGACCCGGAGGGCCGCGTCATCGGGTACGGCACCGACATCGGCCCCCAGGGCCTCTGCTACAACGGAAAGCTCTTCGAGGAGGCCGGTCTGCCCAGCGACCGCGAGGAGGTCGCGGAGCTCTTCGGCGGCGACGACGCCACCTGGGAGACCTACTTCGAGCTCGGCCGCGAGTACCAGGAGACCACGGGCAAGGCCTGGTACGACCAGTCCGGCTTCGTGTGGAACTCGATGGTCAACCAGCTCGACGAGGGCTACTACACCGCCGACGGCGAGCTGAACGTGGAGGGCAACGAGCAGCTGCGCGAGCGCTTCGACCTGCTCGCCGCGGGCACGCTGGACGGCCTCTCCGCCAACCAGACCCAGTTCGACTGGGGCAACGGCCAGGCCTTCGTGGACGGCTCCTTCGCGACCTTCGTCTGCCCCGGCTGGATGCTCGGCACCATCGAGGGCCAGCTCGAGTCCGCCGGCGGCGGCGAGGGCAGCGGGTGGGACTTCGCCGACGTCTTCCCGGGCGGCGCCTCCAACTGGGGCGGCGCGTTCCTCTCCGTCCCGGAGACCTCCGAGCACCCGGAGGAGGCGGCGAAGCTCGCGGCCTGGCTCACCGCGCCCGAGCAGCAGGTCAAGCAGTCGGCCAAGGCGAACAACTTCCCCAGCACCATCGAGGCCCAGGAGAAGCTGGTCGAGGACGCCGAACCGAACCCCGTGTTCAACGACGCACCCACCGGGGTGATCCTCGCGTCCCGCGCCGAGGGGGTCGTCGCCCAGTTCAAGGGCCCGCACGACTCCGTGATCCAGGAGAACGTCTTCCTGCCGCCGCTGAAGCGCCTCGACGCCGGGACCGCCACGGCCGACGAGGCCTGGGACGAGGCCCTCGCGCTTCTCGACGACCTGGTCGTCAACAACTAG
- a CDS encoding glutamine amidotransferase — translation MKPFLLLATRAEDDVADEEYETICRFSGLQESHLHRVRLEAGPMPPIDLERYSGVVIGGSPFNSSDPPQLKSEVQRRAESEMRDLLDEVVARDFPFLGACYGVGTLGTHQGGIVDRTRGEEIGVIEVTLTEEGLRDPLLREFPPAFHGFVGHKEGTRTLAPAAVLLATGADCPVQMFRIKQNLYATQFHPELDAPALLRRIEAYKEHGYFPPAEAEDVKDRIRTGPPVTEPERILAAFVDRYAR, via the coding sequence ATGAAGCCCTTCCTGCTGCTCGCCACCCGCGCCGAGGACGACGTCGCGGACGAGGAGTACGAGACCATCTGCCGCTTCAGCGGCCTGCAGGAGAGCCACCTCCACCGGGTCCGGCTGGAGGCGGGGCCCATGCCGCCGATCGACCTCGAGCGCTACTCCGGGGTCGTCATCGGCGGGTCCCCGTTCAACTCCTCCGACCCGCCGCAGCTGAAGTCGGAGGTGCAGCGGCGGGCCGAGTCCGAGATGCGGGACCTGCTCGACGAGGTGGTCGCCCGGGACTTCCCGTTCCTCGGCGCCTGCTACGGCGTCGGCACCCTGGGCACGCACCAGGGTGGGATCGTGGACCGCACCCGCGGCGAGGAGATCGGCGTCATCGAGGTCACCCTGACCGAGGAGGGGCTGCGGGACCCGCTGCTCCGGGAGTTCCCGCCGGCGTTCCACGGGTTCGTGGGGCACAAGGAGGGCACGCGCACCCTGGCGCCCGCAGCCGTCCTGCTCGCGACCGGCGCGGACTGCCCCGTCCAGATGTTCCGGATCAAGCAGAACCTCTACGCGACCCAGTTCCATCCCGAGCTCGACGCCCCCGCCCTGCTCCGCCGGATCGAGGCGTACAAGGAGCACGGGTACTTCCCGCCGGCCGAGGCCGAGGACGTCAAGGACCGGATCCGCACGGGGCCGCCCGTGACCGAGCCCGAGAGGATCCTCGCCGCCTTCGTGGACCGCTACGCCCGCTGA
- the fdhD gene encoding formate dehydrogenase accessory sulfurtransferase FdhD, whose product MTRASQRRRVHRYTADGGGTGRADTLAGEEPLEIRLDGRPFTVTMRTPGHDFDLVAGFLVSEGVVRAPAEIVQMDYRSGVGPDGQRTYNVVEVRLAPGVALPDTSMERHVYTSSSCGVCGTASIEAVTKVSSFDPAADRTGLPVPALLALPDRLRTGQKLFATTGGVHAAGLFRFPDGPDGDGAGEPELLCVREDVGRHNAVDKVVGWALRENLLPLGSTVLQVSGRASFELVQKAYMAGVPALAAVSAPSALAVDLAEQTGVTLLGFSRGTSFNAYAHRERLVP is encoded by the coding sequence ATGACCCGAGCTTCCCAGCGGCGCCGCGTGCACCGGTACACCGCCGACGGCGGCGGGACCGGACGCGCGGACACCCTGGCCGGTGAGGAGCCCCTGGAGATCCGGCTCGACGGCAGGCCGTTCACCGTCACGATGCGCACCCCGGGTCACGACTTCGACCTCGTGGCCGGGTTCCTCGTCTCCGAGGGCGTGGTGCGCGCGCCGGCCGAGATCGTGCAGATGGACTACCGCAGCGGCGTCGGCCCGGACGGGCAGCGGACCTACAACGTGGTGGAGGTGCGGCTCGCGCCGGGGGTCGCCCTGCCGGACACCTCCATGGAGCGGCACGTCTACACGTCGTCGTCGTGCGGGGTCTGCGGCACGGCGTCCATCGAGGCCGTCACCAAGGTCTCCTCGTTCGACCCCGCCGCGGACCGGACCGGGCTCCCCGTGCCCGCGCTGCTCGCCCTGCCGGACCGGCTGCGCACCGGGCAGAAGCTGTTCGCCACGACCGGCGGCGTCCACGCCGCGGGGCTCTTCCGCTTCCCGGACGGCCCCGACGGCGACGGTGCCGGCGAGCCCGAGCTGCTGTGCGTGCGCGAGGACGTGGGGCGGCACAACGCCGTGGACAAGGTGGTGGGCTGGGCCCTGCGCGAGAATCTCCTGCCTCTGGGCTCCACCGTGCTCCAGGTCTCGGGCCGCGCCTCGTTCGAGCTGGTGCAGAAGGCGTACATGGCCGGCGTCCCGGCGCTCGCGGCCGTCTCGGCGCCCTCGGCACTCGCCGTGGACCTCGCGGAGCAGACGGGGGTCACCCTGCTCGGCTTCAGCCGCGGCACCTCCTTCAACGCCTATGCGCACCGGGAGCGCCTGGTCCCCTGA
- a CDS encoding alternate-type signal peptide domain-containing protein — protein sequence MNTAAQTPLSESTAKAGRNRRAGKAVLAGAVAVGLLAAGGGTFAKWSEEQAIASADSITAGELSMKNTTVSWTDGAGKGINPAVYKIVPGDTVQLHASTTVIAVGANLKGSLELQLPAQLQQEIDALEKAGYVSYDVTLASDEKSAQNSFPVTKDDNGDTVTAVATFTWKADMTTGSDGENVSKSLSGTKLVLAQQ from the coding sequence ATGAACACTGCAGCGCAGACCCCCCTGTCCGAGTCCACCGCGAAGGCCGGCCGGAACCGGCGCGCCGGCAAGGCCGTCCTGGCCGGCGCCGTGGCCGTCGGCCTCCTCGCCGCCGGCGGCGGGACCTTCGCCAAGTGGTCCGAGGAGCAGGCCATTGCTTCCGCCGACAGCATCACGGCCGGTGAGCTCTCGATGAAGAACACCACGGTGTCCTGGACGGATGGCGCCGGGAAGGGCATCAACCCGGCCGTCTACAAGATCGTCCCCGGCGACACCGTCCAGCTCCACGCCTCCACCACGGTGATCGCGGTGGGCGCCAACCTGAAGGGGTCCCTCGAGCTGCAGCTCCCCGCACAGCTGCAGCAGGAGATCGACGCGCTCGAGAAGGCCGGCTACGTGTCCTACGACGTGACGCTGGCCAGCGACGAGAAGTCGGCCCAGAACTCGTTCCCGGTCACCAAGGACGACAACGGGGACACCGTGACGGCCGTCGCCACGTTCACCTGGAAGGCGGACATGACCACCGGCAGCGACGGCGAGAACGTGTCCAAGTCGCTGAGCGGCACCAAGCTCGTCCTCGCCCAGCAGTGA
- a CDS encoding signal peptidase I, translating into MTTVLRKTLHPLLVLALAAVAALLLAVVVLPLALGWVPLTVLSGSMEPTVPTGSQVVVAPLEGEDDAAGLSTGDVVTFMPRPDDPTLVTHRIVGVAVDGEGRRSFTTQGDANAAPDAEPVTATQLRGLVKYHVPWAGYAATLLDAEQKRSGIVLVAAALFGYALWQLVGAVRDRARPTDESAEADRDAERDHGAGGVAEQFPAGEQTSPAEAPTEALPLVPAAAGR; encoded by the coding sequence ATGACCACCGTGCTCCGCAAGACCCTCCACCCGCTGCTCGTGCTCGCCCTGGCCGCGGTGGCCGCGCTGCTGCTCGCCGTCGTCGTCCTCCCGCTCGCGCTCGGCTGGGTGCCCCTGACGGTGCTCTCCGGCTCGATGGAGCCGACCGTCCCGACCGGCAGCCAGGTCGTGGTCGCCCCGCTCGAGGGCGAGGACGACGCCGCGGGACTGAGCACCGGGGACGTCGTGACGTTCATGCCCCGTCCGGACGACCCGACCCTCGTGACCCACCGGATCGTGGGCGTCGCGGTGGACGGAGAGGGGCGGCGCAGCTTCACGACGCAGGGCGACGCCAACGCCGCCCCGGACGCGGAGCCGGTCACCGCCACCCAGCTGCGCGGCCTGGTGAAGTACCACGTGCCCTGGGCCGGCTACGCCGCCACCCTCCTGGACGCGGAGCAGAAGCGCAGCGGGATCGTGCTGGTCGCCGCGGCGCTGTTCGGCTACGCGCTGTGGCAGCTCGTGGGCGCCGTCCGGGACCGCGCCCGACCCACGGACGAGAGCGCGGAGGCGGACAGGGACGCGGAGCGGGACCACGGCGCCGGCGGCGTGGCGGAGCAGTTCCCGGCCGGGGAGCAGACGTCCCCGGCGGAGGCCCCGACGGAGGCGCTGCCGCTGGTGCCCGCCGCCGCCGGCCGCTGA
- a CDS encoding PIG-L deacetylase family protein, which translates to MTETPLTHVDENWQRALVVVAHPDDMEFGAAAAVARWTGQGKDVVYCLVTSGEAGIDGLEPQQCGPLREAEQRESCRVVGVEQVEFLHLPDGVLEYGVALRRRIAEVVRRHRPDVVITNNFRDTWDGATNLNQADHIATGRATLDAVRDAGNRWVFPEQVEAGLQPWPDVLAVWAAASPDSRHAADVTETFDAGVESLRAHGAYLEGLGWTDFDPDAFLRGNAAAVGERLGVPLASSFEVLPLRWGGTED; encoded by the coding sequence ATGACCGAGACCCCGCTCACGCACGTCGACGAGAACTGGCAGCGCGCCCTGGTGGTGGTGGCGCACCCGGACGACATGGAGTTCGGCGCCGCCGCGGCCGTGGCCCGCTGGACCGGACAGGGCAAGGACGTGGTGTACTGCCTCGTCACCAGCGGCGAGGCCGGCATCGACGGCCTCGAGCCGCAGCAGTGCGGTCCGCTGCGGGAGGCGGAGCAGCGGGAGTCCTGCCGGGTCGTGGGCGTGGAGCAGGTGGAGTTCCTGCACCTGCCGGACGGGGTGCTCGAGTACGGGGTGGCGCTGCGGCGCCGGATCGCGGAGGTGGTCCGCCGGCACCGCCCGGACGTGGTCATCACCAACAACTTCCGCGACACCTGGGACGGCGCCACCAACCTGAACCAGGCCGACCACATCGCCACGGGCCGGGCCACCCTGGACGCCGTGCGGGACGCCGGCAACCGGTGGGTCTTCCCGGAGCAGGTCGAGGCGGGCCTGCAGCCGTGGCCCGACGTGCTGGCGGTATGGGCGGCGGCCTCGCCCGACTCCCGGCACGCGGCGGACGTCACGGAGACCTTCGACGCCGGCGTGGAGTCCCTGCGCGCGCACGGCGCCTACCTCGAGGGCCTGGGCTGGACCGACTTCGACCCGGACGCCTTCCTGCGGGGCAACGCCGCCGCCGTGGGCGAGCGGCTCGGGGTGCCGCTCGCGAGCTCCTTCGAGGTGCTCCCCCTGCGGTGGGGCGGCACGGAGGACTGA
- a CDS encoding MFS transporter, which produces MAEPGGWTGYDRGSRGYRRVLLALLCAGVATFAQLYSVQGVLPLLAADLGIDAARASLGVSAATFGLAVGVLPWSVVSDRWGRLRTMVMAVVSATVLGLVMPLAPSFEAVVALRFAEGIALGGIPAVAMAYLAEELDRRHAAVAAGTYVAGTSLGGLAGRIIAAPVGDAFGWRTGTITVSVLAALAAVVFVLIAPRQRGFVRQTVRLTGPAGLLGRLGANLADRGLLVLYLQGFLLMGGFVAIYNYLGFHLGEEPFGVSQTVVSLLFLAYLSGTWSSGTAGRIAAAHGRRVVLASSGTVMLAGLLATLVPSIPVIVVGLLLFTAGFFAAHAVASGWVPVRSRTGKAQASSLYTLFYYAGSSVLGTAGGVFYTVTGWAGAVGFVAALVVLAVLLVLLVLREPEPA; this is translated from the coding sequence GTGGCTGAGCCCGGCGGCTGGACCGGCTACGACCGCGGCAGCCGGGGCTACCGCCGGGTGCTGCTGGCGCTGCTGTGCGCCGGCGTGGCGACGTTCGCCCAGCTCTACTCCGTGCAGGGCGTGCTGCCCCTCCTGGCCGCGGACCTCGGGATCGACGCCGCGCGGGCCTCCCTGGGCGTCTCCGCCGCGACCTTCGGCCTCGCCGTGGGCGTCCTGCCGTGGTCCGTGGTCTCCGACCGGTGGGGCCGGCTGCGGACCATGGTCATGGCCGTCGTCTCCGCCACGGTCCTGGGGCTCGTCATGCCCCTGGCGCCGAGCTTCGAGGCCGTGGTGGCGCTGCGCTTCGCGGAGGGCATCGCCCTGGGCGGGATCCCCGCCGTGGCCATGGCCTACCTCGCGGAGGAGCTCGACCGCCGGCACGCCGCCGTGGCCGCCGGCACCTACGTGGCGGGCACCAGCCTGGGCGGCCTCGCCGGGCGCATCATCGCCGCACCCGTGGGCGACGCGTTCGGCTGGCGGACCGGCACGATCACCGTGAGCGTGCTCGCCGCGCTCGCCGCCGTGGTCTTCGTCCTCATCGCCCCGCGCCAGCGCGGGTTCGTGCGCCAGACCGTCCGGCTCACCGGGCCGGCCGGGCTGCTCGGGCGGCTGGGGGCGAATCTGGCGGACCGCGGTCTGCTGGTGCTCTACCTGCAGGGCTTTCTGCTCATGGGCGGGTTCGTGGCGATCTACAACTACCTGGGCTTCCACCTCGGCGAGGAGCCGTTCGGGGTGTCCCAGACCGTGGTGAGCCTCCTGTTCCTCGCCTACCTCTCGGGCACCTGGTCCTCCGGGACGGCCGGCCGGATCGCGGCGGCCCACGGGCGCCGGGTGGTCCTCGCGAGCAGCGGGACCGTGATGCTCGCCGGGCTGCTGGCCACGCTGGTCCCGTCGATCCCCGTGATCGTCGTGGGGCTGCTGCTGTTCACCGCGGGCTTCTTCGCCGCGCACGCCGTGGCGTCCGGGTGGGTCCCGGTTCGCTCCCGCACCGGCAAGGCGCAGGCCTCGTCCCTCTACACGCTCTTCTACTACGCGGGCTCGTCCGTGCTGGGCACGGCCGGCGGGGTCTTCTACACGGTCACCGGCTGGGCCGGGGCCGTCGGCTTCGTGGCGGCCCTCGTGGTCCTCGCCGTGCTGCTGGTGCTCCTGGTCCTCCGGGAGCCCGAGCCGGCCTGA
- a CDS encoding glycosyltransferase 87 family protein, with protein MSVPSAAVASRTGRSTALTGLVWLLLAGVLVRSVWLVLDSSIDLDVYRLGGMAVVDRHGFDDELYGPGLSPDGDGGLPFTYPPFAALLFVPLAFLPERLTELALGLASMGVAAVLSAVLLRRAAAHGRPLPLQALLGPATAVAAGTAVLLWSGPWMRNVGLGQINALLMALVLYDLLRTRDDTLLGRIPRGFWIGLAAGIKLTPLAFGLVFLVRGQLRPILTMGLTFAATVVIGFLALPRDAVVFWTEAVLSDERVGDTAYVDNTSLQGVLLHLGVPGEPEPLLRGVLLLAAVVGVALLIRVLAARGMILSVVAVNALLMLYLSPVTWSHHHVWWGLVCTALWVEAWPAFLRDGPRRLALVLGGVALVGLYVGPIRWDAWLRPVGVPGPAIDAVAALPYLALFLLLGLWVVTGLRAGARENRGAGRG; from the coding sequence GTGAGCGTTCCGTCCGCCGCCGTCGCGTCCCGCACCGGACGCTCGACGGCGCTGACCGGCCTGGTGTGGCTGCTGCTGGCGGGCGTGCTGGTGCGGTCCGTGTGGCTGGTCCTCGACAGCAGCATCGACCTGGACGTCTACCGGCTCGGCGGGATGGCCGTGGTGGACCGGCACGGCTTCGACGACGAGCTCTACGGCCCCGGGCTCAGCCCGGACGGCGACGGCGGGCTGCCGTTCACCTACCCCCCGTTCGCGGCGCTGCTGTTCGTGCCGCTCGCCTTCCTCCCCGAACGGCTCACCGAGCTCGCCCTGGGTCTCGCCTCGATGGGCGTCGCCGCGGTCCTCTCGGCCGTGCTCCTGCGCCGGGCGGCCGCCCACGGCCGGCCGCTGCCCCTGCAGGCCCTGCTGGGCCCCGCCACCGCCGTGGCCGCCGGCACCGCCGTGCTGCTGTGGTCGGGGCCGTGGATGCGCAACGTGGGTCTCGGGCAGATCAACGCGCTGCTCATGGCCCTGGTGCTCTACGACCTGCTGCGCACCCGCGACGACACCCTGCTGGGCCGGATCCCGCGCGGGTTCTGGATCGGCCTGGCCGCCGGCATCAAGCTGACCCCCCTCGCGTTCGGGCTGGTGTTCCTCGTGCGCGGACAGCTGCGGCCGATCCTCACGATGGGCCTCACCTTCGCCGCGACCGTGGTGATCGGGTTCCTGGCGCTGCCGCGGGACGCGGTCGTGTTCTGGACCGAGGCCGTGCTCAGCGACGAGCGCGTCGGCGACACCGCGTACGTCGACAACACCTCGCTGCAGGGGGTGCTCCTCCACCTCGGCGTCCCCGGGGAGCCGGAGCCCCTGCTGCGCGGGGTCCTGCTCCTCGCCGCGGTCGTGGGCGTCGCCCTGCTGATCCGGGTCCTCGCCGCCCGGGGGATGATCCTCTCCGTGGTGGCGGTCAACGCCCTCCTCATGCTCTACCTGTCCCCGGTCACCTGGTCCCACCACCACGTGTGGTGGGGGCTCGTGTGCACGGCGCTGTGGGTCGAGGCGTGGCCGGCGTTCCTCCGGGACGGTCCGCGCCGGCTCGCCCTGGTGCTGGGCGGGGTCGCGCTGGTGGGCCTGTACGTCGGGCCGATCCGCTGGGACGCGTGGCTGAGGCCGGTGGGGGTCCCCGGGCCGGCGATCGACGCCGTGGCCGCGCTGCCCTATCTCGCCCTGTTCCTGCTCCTGGGCCTGTGGGTGGTCACCGGGCTGCGGGCCGGGGCCCGGGAGAACCGCGGGGCCGGTCGTGGCTGA
- a CDS encoding GAF and ANTAR domain-containing protein has product MTEHQTGGPAGASPHELLLESEDIASFLDALSGRIAQALSTDGDEVWCAVTLLRPKRSSTVASSSPAAEALDEIQYHYGDGPCLTASRENRLVHVPDTRSDPRWPEYGRAAAAHGILSALGVPLDLAGEASAALDVYADRPHKFDRATIEVIQREVASASSALRLAVRMEKHRDAEADLKAAMASRTTIDLAVGIVMGQNRCTQEQAFDILRSASSHRNVKLRDLAAELVATVGQGPATTHFDR; this is encoded by the coding sequence ATGACGGAGCACCAGACGGGCGGCCCGGCGGGGGCGTCCCCGCACGAGCTGCTGCTCGAGAGCGAGGACATCGCGTCCTTCCTCGACGCCCTCTCGGGCCGCATCGCCCAGGCCCTGTCCACCGACGGGGACGAGGTGTGGTGCGCGGTCACCCTGCTCCGGCCGAAGCGGTCCTCCACCGTGGCCTCCTCGAGCCCCGCGGCCGAGGCCCTGGACGAGATCCAGTACCACTACGGCGACGGGCCGTGCCTCACGGCGTCCCGCGAGAACCGGCTGGTCCACGTCCCGGACACCCGTTCCGATCCCCGGTGGCCCGAGTACGGCCGGGCCGCCGCCGCCCACGGCATCCTCTCCGCCCTGGGGGTGCCCCTGGACCTCGCCGGCGAAGCCTCGGCGGCCCTGGACGTCTACGCCGACCGTCCGCACAAGTTCGACCGGGCGACGATCGAGGTCATCCAGCGCGAGGTGGCCTCCGCCTCCAGCGCGCTGCGCCTGGCCGTGCGGATGGAGAAGCACCGGGACGCCGAGGCGGACCTGAAGGCGGCCATGGCCTCGCGCACCACCATCGATCTCGCCGTGGGCATCGTCATGGGCCAGAACCGCTGCACCCAGGAGCAGGCCTTCGACATCCTCCGGTCCGCCTCCAGCCACCGCAACGTCAAGCTGCGCGACCTGGCCGCGGAGCTGGTCGCGACCGTCGGGCAGGGCCCGGCCACCACCCACTTCGACCGCTGA